The Sinomicrobium kalidii genome contains a region encoding:
- a CDS encoding gliding motility-associated C-terminal domain-containing protein: MMHNTTFIKLMGACSVFLLAFRTSAQTVNTGELVITPGTQVSTLGDFDNRESGDLINDGEFFVYGNFNNDGLVSFTAGQASGKTLFTGLYGVQSISGLMPSDFFNVLFDNPAAQPSFNLSGDINIYGKAGFKDGIVDGDAYGGLVTFQQGASHKLVSDDSFVDGQVRKIGDEAFDYPVGDGGYYRRASMSAPSDASDHFTSQYILENSNTLYPHSAKEEDIEQIDNAEYWEINRTNGASGIVLTLTWNEDTTPSDMIREEEGKSIRIVRWDAENNRWKDEGGTVNREEQTVTTAVSGYGIFTFGKVMDDEIPDSGLVVYNGISPNGDGRNDFFFLKGIENYPDNTVEIYNRWGVKVYEAKGYNNTNIRFDGYSHGRATVNKGRLLPTGTYFYILKYKDGNVMRDKSGYLYIN, encoded by the coding sequence ATGATGCACAATACCACATTCATAAAATTAATGGGTGCCTGTTCTGTTTTCCTCCTGGCATTCCGTACATCGGCACAAACCGTTAACACGGGTGAACTGGTTATAACTCCGGGAACACAGGTGTCTACACTGGGCGATTTCGACAACAGGGAAAGCGGTGACCTTATCAATGACGGGGAATTTTTTGTCTACGGAAATTTCAATAACGACGGCCTGGTGAGTTTTACTGCCGGACAGGCCTCCGGAAAAACCCTGTTTACCGGGCTTTACGGGGTACAGTCCATATCCGGGTTGATGCCGTCCGATTTTTTCAATGTATTGTTTGACAATCCCGCGGCACAACCCTCCTTTAACCTTTCCGGCGATATCAATATCTACGGAAAGGCCGGGTTTAAGGACGGTATTGTAGATGGCGATGCCTACGGCGGACTGGTCACTTTTCAGCAGGGGGCCTCTCACAAGTTGGTCTCCGATGACAGTTTTGTAGACGGACAGGTCCGTAAAATAGGCGATGAAGCCTTCGATTATCCCGTAGGTGACGGCGGCTATTACCGCAGGGCCTCCATGTCTGCCCCTTCGGATGCTTCAGATCACTTTACCTCGCAGTACATCCTGGAAAATTCCAATACCCTGTATCCGCATTCCGCTAAGGAAGAAGATATAGAACAGATAGATAACGCAGAATACTGGGAGATCAACCGTACCAACGGGGCGTCCGGAATTGTACTTACGCTCACCTGGAATGAGGATACAACCCCTTCGGATATGATCAGGGAAGAAGAAGGCAAATCGATCCGTATTGTGCGTTGGGATGCCGAAAACAACCGGTGGAAAGACGAAGGCGGTACGGTAAACCGGGAAGAACAGACCGTCACCACAGCCGTATCGGGCTATGGGATTTTCACTTTCGGAAAGGTCATGGATGACGAAATACCGGATAGCGGCCTGGTAGTCTATAACGGTATATCGCCCAACGGGGACGGCCGGAACGATTTCTTTTTCCTGAAAGGCATAGAAAATTACCCGGACAATACCGTGGAGATCTACAACCGCTGGGGCGTAAAAGTATACGAAGCAAAAGGGTATAACAATACCAATATCCGTTTTGACGGCTATTCACACGGCCGCGCTACGGTAAACAAGGGCAGGTTATTGCCTACCGGGACCTATTTCTATATCCTGAAGTATAAGGACGGGAACGTGATGCGGGACAAGTCGGGGTATTTGTATATCAATTAA
- a CDS encoding beta strand repeat-containing protein translates to MMKQFYAVVFFLVITFSAHAQVGIGTSLPDNSAQLDVVADNKGVLIPRVALTGTTDQTTIANGNVESLLVFNTADTADIRPGYYYWYAGSWHRVVSAEDVAGGDLPDNIVIYNPVKNEFTYIDENGVTQIITLEDVIKANETITTLINNGDGTYTYTSEDGTETIINVPADVINQFDEIIRNEKVINKITELFQNTGGNVYYDGNTFTYTDEKGETQTINFEELVKSNETVTTLVNNQNGTYTYTSEDGTETIINVPADVINQFEEIIQNENVVNEITELIENVGGNVYYDGNQFTYVDENGETQVINLEELVQANETVTTLVNNQNGTYTYTSEDGTETIINVPADVINQFEEIIQNENVVNEITELIENVGGNVYYDGNQFTYLDENGETQVINLEELVQANETVTTLINNQNGTYTYTSEDGTETIINVPADVINQFEEIIQNENVVNEITELIENVGGNVYYDGNTFTYVDENGETQTINIEELVKANETVTTLINNQNGTYTYTSEDGTETIINVPADVINQFEEIIQNENVVNEITELIENVGGNVYYDGNQFTYLDENGETQVINLEELVQANETVTTLINNQNGTYTYTSEDGTETIINVPADVINQFEEIIQNENVVNEITELIENVGGNVYYDGNQFTYVDENGETQVINLEELVQANETVTTLINNQNGTYTYTSEDGTETIINVPADVINQFEEIIQNENVVNEITELIENVGGNVYYDGNQFTYVDENGETQVINLEELVQANETVTTLLDHQDGTFTYTNEEGIEVTFDANTTSMTDNNDGTYTFTNANGDTIIVDVPSSVVENITNEGDIFTAIENLIKNIGGNVYYDGNSFTYIDENGETQTINFEEIVKSNETVTTLVNNQNGTYTYTSEDGTETIINVPADVINQFEEIIQNENVVNEITELIENVGGNVYYDGNQFTYLDENGETQVINLEELVQANETVTTLVNNQNGTYTYTSEDGTETIINVPADVINQFEEIIQNENVVNEITELIENVGGNVYYDGNQFTYLDENGETQVINLEELVQANETVTTLINNQNGTYTYTSEDGTETIINVPADVINQFEEIIQNENVVNEITELIENVGGNVYYDGNQFTYVDENGETQVINLEELVQANETVTTLINNQNGTYTYTSEDGTETIINVPADVINQFEEIIQNENVVNEITELIENVGGNVYYDGNQFTYVDENGETQVINLEELVQANETVTTLLDHQDGTFTYTNEEGIEVTFDANTTSMTDNNDGTYTFTNANGDTIIVDVPSSVVENITNEGDIFTAIENLIKNIGGNVYYDGNSFTYIDENGETQTINFEEIVKSNETVTTLVNNQNGTYTYTSEDGTETIINVPADVINQFEEIIQNENVVNEITELIENVGGNVYYDGNQFTYLDENGETQVINLEELVQANETVTTLVNNQNGTYTYTSEDGTETIINVPADVINQFEEIIQNENVVNEITELIENVGGNVYYDGNQFTYVDENGETQVINLEELVQANETVTTLINNQNGTYTYTSEDGTETIINVPADVINQFEEIIQNENVVNEITELIENVGGNVYYDGNQFTYLDENGETQVINLEELVQANETVTTLLDHQDGTFTYTNEEGIEVTFDANTTSMTDNNDGTYTFTNANGDSITVDVPSSVVDNITNEGDIFNAIENLIKSIGGNVYYDGNQFTYIDENGTTQEINFEELVQANETLTSLVDNGDGTITYTDEASNATIIKSVMPKFFYMPSVAVPTEVRGTPQTLDLYSMYSNQFGTPMAKNSTATTLPVLPAGALNYYITYYDDTVFESVSVSDAGVLTYTVKTGAEISSASFMNIVFEVK, encoded by the coding sequence ATGATGAAACAATTTTACGCTGTAGTATTTTTTCTGGTAATTACTTTTTCTGCACATGCCCAGGTGGGTATCGGAACATCTTTGCCGGACAATTCTGCCCAGTTGGACGTTGTGGCCGACAATAAGGGGGTGTTGATTCCCCGTGTCGCTCTTACCGGTACCACAGACCAGACAACGATCGCCAATGGCAATGTAGAAAGTTTATTGGTTTTCAACACGGCCGATACGGCCGACATCAGGCCCGGTTATTACTATTGGTATGCCGGAAGCTGGCACCGTGTGGTATCGGCAGAAGATGTTGCAGGTGGTGATCTCCCGGATAATATAGTCATTTACAATCCTGTAAAAAATGAGTTTACCTATATTGACGAAAACGGGGTGACGCAGATAATTACACTGGAAGACGTCATTAAAGCCAATGAAACCATAACCACCCTGATAAACAACGGGGATGGTACATATACCTATACTTCGGAAGACGGTACGGAAACCATCATTAACGTCCCCGCCGATGTGATTAATCAATTTGATGAGATTATCAGGAATGAAAAGGTAATTAACAAAATAACCGAGTTGTTTCAGAACACGGGAGGAAATGTTTATTATGATGGTAATACTTTCACTTATACTGATGAAAAAGGGGAGACCCAGACGATCAACTTTGAGGAGCTTGTCAAGTCCAACGAAACGGTAACGACTTTAGTCAATAATCAGAACGGCACCTATACCTATACTTCCGAGGACGGTACGGAAACCATCATCAACGTCCCTGCCGATGTGATCAACCAGTTCGAAGAGATCATTCAGAACGAAAATGTGGTCAATGAGATCACGGAGTTGATCGAGAATGTAGGCGGTAATGTATACTACGACGGCAACCAGTTTACCTACGTTGATGAGAATGGAGAAACCCAGGTAATCAATCTTGAAGAATTGGTACAGGCCAACGAGACGGTCACGACCTTGGTCAATAACCAGAATGGCACCTATACCTATACTTCCGAGGACGGTACGGAAACTATCATCAATGTCCCTGCGGATGTGATCAACCAGTTTGAAGAGATCATTCAGAACGAAAATGTGGTCAATGAGATCACGGAACTGATCGAGAATGTGGGCGGCAATGTATACTACGATGGTAACCAGTTCACCTACCTTGATGAAAACGGGGAAACCCAGGTGATCAACCTTGAAGAATTGGTACAGGCCAACGAAACGGTAACGACTTTAATCAATAACCAGAACGGTACGTATACCTATACTTCCGAGGACGGTACGGAAACCATCATCAACGTCCCTGCCGATGTGATCAACCAGTTCGAAGAGATCATTCAGAACGAAAATGTGGTCAATGAGATCACAGAGTTGATCGAGAATGTTGGCGGTAATGTGTATTATGATGGAAATACCTTTACCTATGTTGATGAAAATGGGGAGACCCAAACAATTAATATTGAAGAGCTAGTCAAAGCTAATGAAACAGTAACGACTTTAATCAATAATCAGAACGGTACGTATACCTATACTTCCGAGGACGGTACGGAAACCATCATCAATGTCCCTGCCGATGTGATCAACCAGTTTGAGGAGATCATTCAGAATGAAAATGTGGTCAATGAGATCACGGAGTTGATTGAGAATGTGGGCGGTAATGTATACTACGATGGTAACCAGTTCACCTACCTTGATGAAAACGGGGAAACCCAGGTGATCAACCTTGAAGAATTGGTACAGGCCAATGAAACGGTAACGACTTTAATCAATAATCAGAACGGTACGTATACCTATACTTCCGAGGACGGTACGGAAACCATCATCAACGTTCCTGCGGATGTGATCAACCAGTTTGAAGAGATCATTCAGAACGAAAATGTGGTCAATGAGATCACGGAGTTGATCGAGAATGTCGGTGGTAATGTTTACTATGACGGCAATCAGTTCACCTATGTGGATGAAAACGGAGAGACACAAGTGATCAACCTTGAAGAATTGGTACAGGCCAATGAAACGGTAACGACTTTAATCAATAATCAGAACGGCACCTATACCTATACTTCCGAGGACGGTACGGAAACCATCATCAACGTTCCTGCGGATGTGATCAACCAGTTTGAAGAGATCATTCAGAACGAAAATGTGGTCAATGAGATCACGGAACTGATCGAGAATGTAGGCGGAAATGTTTACTATGATGGCAACCAGTTTACCTATGTGGATGAAAACGGAGAGACACAGGTGATCAATCTTGAAGAATTGGTACAGGCCAATGAAACGGTCACTACACTTTTAGATCATCAGGACGGCACATTCACCTACACCAATGAAGAAGGGATAGAAGTAACCTTTGATGCCAACACGACATCGATGACTGACAATAACGACGGTACGTATACTTTCACCAATGCCAACGGAGATACCATTATAGTAGATGTACCTTCCAGCGTTGTGGAGAACATCACCAACGAAGGGGACATTTTCACCGCTATCGAAAACCTGATCAAAAATATCGGCGGTAATGTGTATTACGATGGAAACAGCTTTACCTATATCGATGAGAATGGCGAAACCCAAACAATCAACTTTGAAGAGATCGTAAAGTCCAACGAGACGGTCACGACCTTAGTCAATAACCAGAATGGCACCTATACCTATACTTCCGAGGACGGTACGGAAACCATCATCAACGTTCCTGCGGATGTGATTAACCAGTTTGAGGAGATCATTCAGAATGAAAATGTGGTCAATGAGATCACGGAGTTGATTGAGAATGTGGGCGGCAATGTATACTACGATGGTAACCAGTTCACCTACCTTGATGAAAACGGGGAAACCCAGGTGATCAATCTTGAAGAATTGGTACAGGCCAATGAGACAGTAACAACTTTAGTGAACAATCAGAACGGCACCTATACCTATACTTCCGAGGACGGTACGGAAACCATCATCAATGTCCCTGCCGATGTGATCAACCAGTTTGAGGAGATCATTCAGAATGAAAATGTGGTCAATGAGATCACGGAGTTGATTGAGAATGTGGGCGGTAATGTATACTACGATGGTAACCAGTTCACCTACCTTGATGAAAACGGGGAAACCCAGGTGATCAACCTTGAAGAATTGGTACAGGCCAATGAAACGGTAACGACTTTAATCAATAATCAGAACGGTACGTATACCTATACTTCCGAGGACGGTACGGAAACCATCATCAACGTTCCTGCGGATGTGATCAACCAGTTTGAAGAGATCATTCAGAACGAAAATGTGGTCAATGAGATCACGGAGTTGATCGAGAATGTCGGTGGTAATGTTTACTATGACGGCAATCAGTTCACCTATGTGGATGAAAACGGAGAGACACAAGTGATCAACCTTGAAGAATTGGTACAGGCCAATGAAACGGTAACGACTTTAATCAATAATCAGAACGGCACCTATACCTATACTTCCGAGGACGGTACGGAAACCATCATCAACGTTCCTGCGGATGTGATCAACCAGTTTGAAGAGATCATTCAGAACGAAAATGTGGTCAATGAGATCACGGAACTGATCGAGAATGTAGGCGGAAATGTTTACTATGATGGCAACCAGTTTACCTATGTGGATGAAAACGGAGAGACACAGGTGATCAATCTTGAAGAATTGGTACAGGCCAATGAAACGGTCACTACACTTTTAGATCATCAGGACGGCACATTCACCTACACCAATGAAGAAGGGATAGAAGTAACCTTTGATGCCAACACGACATCGATGACTGACAATAACGACGGTACGTATACTTTCACCAATGCCAACGGAGATACCATTATAGTAGATGTACCTTCCAGCGTTGTGGAGAACATCACCAACGAAGGGGACATTTTCACCGCTATCGAAAACCTGATCAAAAATATCGGCGGTAATGTGTATTACGATGGAAACAGCTTTACCTATATCGATGAGAATGGCGAAACCCAAACAATCAACTTTGAAGAGATCGTAAAGTCCAACGAGACGGTCACGACCTTAGTCAATAACCAGAATGGCACCTATACCTATACTTCCGAGGACGGTACGGAAACCATCATCAACGTTCCTGCGGATGTGATTAACCAGTTTGAGGAGATCATTCAGAATGAAAATGTGGTCAATGAGATCACGGAGTTGATTGAGAATGTGGGCGGCAATGTATACTACGATGGTAACCAGTTCACCTACCTTGATGAAAACGGGGAAACCCAGGTGATCAATCTTGAAGAATTGGTACAGGCCAATGAGACAGTAACAACTTTAGTGAACAATCAGAACGGCACCTATACCTATACTTCCGAGGACGGTACGGAAACCATCATCAATGTCCCTGCAGATGTGATCAACCAGTTTGAGGAGATCATTCAGAACGAAAATGTGGTCAATGAGATCACGGAGTTGATCGAGAATGTCGGTGGTAATGTTTACTATGACGGCAATCAGTTCACCTATGTGGATGAAAACGGAGAGACACAAGTGATCAACCTTGAAGAATTGGTACAGGCCAATGAAACGGTAACGACTTTAATCAATAATCAGAACGGCACCTATACCTATACTTCCGAGGACGGTACGGAAACCATCATCAACGTTCCTGCGGATGTGATCAACCAGTTTGAAGAGATCATTCAGAACGAAAATGTGGTCAATGAGATCACGGAACTGATCGAGAATGTGGGCGGCAATGTATACTACGACGGCAACCAGTTCACCTACCTTGATGAGAACGGCGAAACCCAGGTGATCAATCTTGAAGAATTGGTACAGGCCAATGAAACGGTCACTACACTTTTAGATCATCAGGACGGCACATTCACCTACACCAATGAAGAAGGGATAGAAGTAACCTTTGATGCCAACACGACATCGATGACTGACAATAACGACGGTACGTATACTTTTACCAATGCCAACGGAGATAGCATCACGGTAGATGTTCCATCGAGTGTAGTAGATAATATCACCAACGAAGGAGATATATTTAATGCCATTGAAAACCTGATTAAGAGTATCGGCGGTAATGTATACTACGATGGTAACCAGTTCACTTATATAGATGAGAACGGGACTACTCAGGAGATTAATTTCGAAGAGCTGGTACAAGCTAATGAAACCCTGACTTCTTTGGTTGATAATGGGGACGGAACAATTACCTATACCGACGAAGCAAGTAATGCCACGATCATAAAATCGGTAATGCCCAAGTTTTTCTATATGCCCTCGGTAGCAGTCCCCACCGAAGTCAGGGGTACTCCGCAAACACTTGATTTATACAGCATGTACAGTAATCAGTTCGGTACACCTATGGCCAAAAATTCAACGGCTACCACATTACCGGTATTACCTGCAGGAGCACTTAATTATTACATAACATATTATGATGATACGGTGTTTGAAAGTGTATCGGTGAGTGATGCCGGAGTACTGACCTATACCGTAAAAACGGGGGCGGAGATATCCTCAGCAAGTTTTATGAACATTGTATTTGAAGTGAAATAG
- a CDS encoding response regulator translates to MIKLLLADDHPILRKGLHFLIAQLPDTMIVAEAEDGKDALDKIRHYKPDVAFMDITMPCMSGLEVIKTIKKETSKTDFVVLTMHDGIEYYRKAMDAGANAYLSKNVTVEELMACMEALQEGRTYVSDSVLKKLNSTTSELHNLTSREIEVLRLLIGGKTNREIAEALFCSEKNVEKIKTNVRKKLDLPSSYGALLSWAIRNRVFL, encoded by the coding sequence ATGATAAAACTACTACTTGCCGATGACCACCCCATTCTCAGGAAGGGACTTCATTTTCTGATCGCACAGTTGCCCGATACGATGATAGTGGCCGAAGCAGAGGATGGCAAGGATGCCCTGGACAAGATACGGCACTATAAACCGGATGTGGCTTTTATGGACATTACCATGCCCTGTATGAGCGGGTTGGAGGTGATAAAAACCATTAAAAAGGAAACTTCAAAGACCGACTTTGTGGTGCTGACCATGCACGATGGCATTGAATATTACCGCAAAGCGATGGATGCGGGCGCAAATGCCTATTTGTCCAAGAATGTTACTGTGGAAGAACTTATGGCCTGTATGGAAGCTTTGCAGGAAGGCAGAACATATGTATCGGACTCCGTACTGAAAAAATTGAACAGCACGACTTCTGAACTCCATAACCTCACCAGTCGTGAAATAGAGGTCCTTCGCCTGTTAATAGGAGGGAAGACCAACCGGGAAATTGCGGAAGCACTGTTTTGCAGTGAAAAAAACGTGGAAAAGATAAAGACCAATGTTCGCAAAAAACTCGACCTTCCATCTTCTTACGGCGCATTGTTATCCTGGGCCATTCGCAATAGGGTGTTCTTATAG